One Lycium barbarum isolate Lr01 chromosome 5, ASM1917538v2, whole genome shotgun sequence genomic window carries:
- the LOC132642853 gene encoding uncharacterized protein LOC132642853 has product MGRTRMPSFCLNRIRPHVQIRSPPIQANNINENFAKKVEGDDHEEKNDTSSAMSEEKNAGDIAKPAPLIGRKIMILVDSSLEAKNALQWALTHTVQSHDLLVLLYVTKPSKQDEESKKEISPRIFEFLASLKNTCKLKRPEVQVEVAVAQGKEKGPIIVEEAKKQEVSLLILGQKKRSMTWRLIMMWAGGRVVAGGGGSGGVGGGGVVEYCIQNASCMAIAVRRKSKKLGGYLITTKRQKDFWLLA; this is encoded by the exons ATGGGTAGAACTAGAATGCCAAGTTTTTGCCTAAATAGAATTAGGCCTCATGTTCAAATTCGTTCACCACCTATACAAGCCAACAACATTAATGAGAATTTTGCTAAGAAAGTTGAAGGTGATGATCATGAAGAGAAAAATGATACTTCATCAGCCATGTCTGAGGAAAAAAATGCTGGTGATATCGCGAAACCGGCACCTTTAATTGGCCGAAAAATTATGATTTTAGTAGATTCAAGCCTTGAAGCAAAGAATGCATTGCAATGGGCATTAACTCATACTGTTCAGAGCCATGATTTACTTGTTCTTCTCTATGTTACTAAACCTTCTAAACAAG ATGAAGAATCTAAAAAGGAAATAAGTCCAAGAATCTTTGAATTTCTTGCTTCACTGAAGAATACTTGCAAGCTAAAAAGACCTGAG GTCCAAGTGGAAGTGGCAGTAGCACAAGGGAAAGAGAAAGGTCCTATAATAGTAGAAGAGGCCAAGAAACAAGAAGTGTCACTTCTAATCTTAGGCCAAAAGAAAAGGTCCATGACGTGGCGGCTAATTATGATGTGGGCCGGTGGTAGGGTGGTTGCCGGTGGCGGCGGTAGCGGTGGTGTTGGTGGTGGTGGGGTGGTAGAGTATTGTATTCAGAATGCTAGTTGCATGGCAATTGCAGTAAGGAGAAAAAGCAAGAAACTTGGTGGATACTTAATCACTACCAAAAGACAAAAGGATTTCTGGCTTTTGGCTTGA